The genome window GACGAACTGTTCGTCTCGACGAAGACGAGCGAGGCAGCCCAGGGGCACCTCACCGGCCGCCATCACCTGGCATTCCAGGCGCAGGACCGGGCGATGGTCGACGCCTTTCACAAGGCCGCATTGGCGGCAGGTGGAAAGGACAACGGCGCGCCGGGTGAGCGTTCGTACCACCCCGGTTACTACGCTGCCTTCGTGCTGGACCCGGACGGCAACAACATCGAAGCCGTCTACCATGGCAAGGCGACCCGAACGTCTCCTTCGGTGCGCATCACGTTCTAGCCGAGGGCTCGCACAGGCCGATGTCCTTTGGTCCGGCGGTTGCTTCCCGCTCGGGACGCCATGTGTCTGAATGCCGCCAGCGTTTGCAAAAGGGAGAACGAAGTGAAGAACCTGCACCCGCTTGCCGGAGCACTCGCGGCAGCCAGCCTAGCCGCGTTTGCCTCGTCGGCCTTCTCGCAGCCCGTCTACAAGTGCGTCAAGGACGGCAAGACGACGTTCCAGGAAAGTCCCTGCGACGGCTCCAACGTCATCCAATCCAAAGTGGCGGGCATTGCCACTCGACTGCCCTGGGAGGGCATTCGCGATGGCATGTCGCGAGACGAGGTGAAGCGGATCACGGCGATTCAGGATCCACCGGGTCAAGGCGCCACGGGCAAACTGCACAAGAAGGGCGTGATGATCTCCGGTGTGGCGTTCATCGTCGAATACACCTTCGACGGCAACGGGCGATGGACGTCGATGCTCGCCCAGCCCGAGCAAGGAAGCACGGACGCGCTGCACATGAACGGCAACGACGCGAACTTGGCCACCTACGAGAAGGTGGCGACCTTCCTGCGCGGCAAGTACGGCGCGGAAAAGAATCGATCGTTGAAGAACAAGGACACGGGCTTTCCCGGGCTGTCGGCCAGTAGCGACTGGGTCGTAGGAGGCGGCAAGCTGTTCGTGGCCGTCATTCCCGTGACGGCCACGACGTCATCGCTGCATCTGGGATTTCAGTCCCCGCGGAGCGGCCGGCGATAAATGCCGTCTGATCTCGTGATCCATTTGGACTTTCTCCCCCCCTTCCCTCGGCCGTTTCCGGCTGCCCCTCAACCCGCGTACATTGATCGGCCCGTCGTGGGGTGATTCGCGGAGACAGCGTGAATGAACGACGTCATCATTGTCACCGGCGCGAGCCGAGGAATCGGAGCCGCAACTGCGCTCCTAGCCGCGCAGCGGGGATATTCCGTCTGCGTGAACTACCGGGCCCATCAGCTTGCGGCCGACGGTGTGGTTCGACAGATCCAATCGGCAGGCGGTCGAGCGATCTCCGTTGCCGCGGACGTGTCCAGCGAGCCCGACGTCGTTCGCCTGTTCGAGACCTGCGACAGGGAGCTCGGTTCGCCCACGGCTCTCGTGAACAATGCCGGAATTCTCGAGAAGCAGATGCGGGTGGAAGCCATGGACGCCGCGCGCATCCAGCGCATCTTCGCGACCAACGTCATCGGCTCTTTTCTCTGCGCCCGGGAGGCGGTGCGTTGCATGTCGACCAGGCGCGGTGGTGCCGGAGGAGCGATAGTCAACGTATCGTCGGCCGCTTCTCGCCTTGGCGCGCCCGGAGAGTATGTCGACTATGCCGCGTCGAAGGGTGCCGTGGACACGCTGACGGTCGGACTTGCGAAGGAGGTTGCGGAGGAAGGGATTCGCGTCAATGGCGTGCGAGCCGGATACATCTACACGGACATGCACGCAAGCGGGGGAGAACCCGGGCGCGTCGATCGTGTGAAGCAGTTTCTGCCCATGCGGCGCGGCGGGACCGCGGACGAGGTCGCCCGAGCCATATTGTGGTTCCTGTCGAACGAGGCCTCGTTCACGACGGGCAGCTTCATCGAGGTCACCGGAGGCAACTGACATGTTCCCCCCAGCGTGCTGCAGCCGAGTGCCGAAGAGGCATTGTCGTGGCCTCCGGCGGGGGGGGCGGGGCTGCTTGCACAACCCAATCTCCATGTCCATCCTGTTCCTCCGTCTCATCGCTGAATGCCCGGATTCGTCGGCGATAGAAAGTGTCGATCTCGACGCGAGATCCCGTCTGCAAACGTGGCATCCGCAGATCGACGCGGCGCCTGCGCCGTACTGGAAACTGCCGGAGCATGTCGAGTTCAGTTACCACCTGTCGCCCGGGAGTGCTGAGGCGCACGTGGCGATCACGGCACTGGAGCCCGGCGGTTGGGATCACAGGAATCCGGACCCCGATGCATCCAGCGTCTGGAACAAGGCCGGCGACCTCAGCTTCCTGCATTGGCGTGTCGTATGGGCGGAACTCGGATTCGTCGAGAGGCCCGGCGAAACGTCTCGCGGCAGGTAACCGACCTCCATGCCGGACGCCGATCTGATCTTCGCCGGAATCCTGGTGGCGACGGTTGCCGTCGTCACGGTGCTCCTGTGGGGCAGGGGCAAGGCCTCATTCGACTCGAGCCTCAGGCAGCTGCAGGAGAACGGGCATGTCATCACCCACTCGCGCCAGCGCCACAGGGGACCAGTCACCTGGATATGGGGGCGCTATCCCGAGCCGGTACCGTTCTACCTGCACTTCTCGAATCGCGATCCGGTCGCGGTCGCCGTGGGAGAACTCGGCGTTGCCGACATCTCGACCGGTCATTCGCGCTTCGATCGCCGGTACTTCGTGCGTAGCAACCGGCCCGACTGGGCCCGGGCGTTCCTGACGCGCGCGCTCTGCGATGAGTTGCAGGGTTTCGAAAGTCTCGAGTTCCTGACATCGTCCGTGGGGAACGTTCTGTCTCCCGACTACTGGCCGGATCAGGCGAACCGTGCCCTCCGGGACGTCTGGATGCTGCGAGTGGACGGAAAGCTCTCCATCGCGGAAGCGGAACCCTACGTCGAGCTGGCGCGCCGGCTGTCGGGATCGCTGGTTGCCTTTTGCGCCGACAAGAAACTCGACGCAGGGACCGAGGTCACATCCATGTTCGAGGGACGCTGAGGCTTTCCGCAGCCGAGAGTTGCAGCGTTCACCCTGTCTGTGTCTGCGTAGCCTTGCCCGAATCGCGCGCCCCCACCGCAAAGGAGCCCCGATGCCTTCAGTCAAACGCATTCAGTTCGAGACACTCATCCATGCGCCGGTCGAGACGGTGTGGCGGGTGATGCTGAGCCCGCAGGGCTACAGGGTCTGGACGGCGCCGTTCGCCGAAGGATCCCACTTCGAGGGGTCCTGGGATCAGGGCAGCAAGATCCTGTTTCTATCCCCGTCCGGCGATGGCATGGTGTCCGAGATCGAAGCGAACGAGCCGCACCGCTTCATCTCCATTCGCCATCTCGGCTTCATCGCCCAGGGTGTCGAGGACTTCTCCAGCGAAGCGGTGCGCGCCTGGTTGCCGGCCTACGAGAACTATACGTTCA of Betaproteobacteria bacterium contains these proteins:
- a CDS encoding VOC family protein, translated to MEAQELHRGRLIDHLQLVVRDLPASRAFYEAVFRVLNIPMGGTAEDYFWADELFVSTKTSEAAQGHLTGRHHLAFQAQDRAMVDAFHKAALAAGGKDNGAPGERSYHPGYYAAFVLDPDGNNIEAVYHGKATRTSPSVRITF
- a CDS encoding DUF4124 domain-containing protein codes for the protein MKNLHPLAGALAAASLAAFASSAFSQPVYKCVKDGKTTFQESPCDGSNVIQSKVAGIATRLPWEGIRDGMSRDEVKRITAIQDPPGQGATGKLHKKGVMISGVAFIVEYTFDGNGRWTSMLAQPEQGSTDALHMNGNDANLATYEKVATFLRGKYGAEKNRSLKNKDTGFPGLSASSDWVVGGGKLFVAVIPVTATTSSLHLGFQSPRSGRR
- a CDS encoding SDR family oxidoreductase, with the translated sequence MNDVIIVTGASRGIGAATALLAAQRGYSVCVNYRAHQLAADGVVRQIQSAGGRAISVAADVSSEPDVVRLFETCDRELGSPTALVNNAGILEKQMRVEAMDAARIQRIFATNVIGSFLCAREAVRCMSTRRGGAGGAIVNVSSAASRLGAPGEYVDYAASKGAVDTLTVGLAKEVAEEGIRVNGVRAGYIYTDMHASGGEPGRVDRVKQFLPMRRGGTADEVARAILWFLSNEASFTTGSFIEVTGGN
- a CDS encoding SRPBCC domain-containing protein codes for the protein MPSVKRIQFETLIHAPVETVWRVMLSPQGYRVWTAPFAEGSHFEGSWDQGSKILFLSPSGDGMVSEIEANEPHRFISIRHLGFIAQGVEDFSSEAVRAWLPAYENYTFTATPEGTRLTVDQDVTPEFEDYLQDAWPKALEVLKRICEQPDT